A single Methylomonas sp. AM2-LC DNA region contains:
- a CDS encoding rhodanese-like domain-containing protein, producing MKKIILLALSLALLVTQSVQAAEADATKKPDAAAEQKWTYKTPKLDRAKLEALLAKPSQLLIIDVRRPDEISKIGGFPVYLSIQSKDIENSLKYIPKDRKIVTVSNHAHRAGIAADLLASKGFKVVGAVGSQNYEEEGGVINKIEIPPPKAAASSTDTPKAEVSTTQPKI from the coding sequence ATGAAAAAAATAATACTGCTAGCCTTATCGCTGGCTCTGTTAGTAACACAGTCTGTTCAAGCAGCTGAAGCCGATGCCACTAAAAAACCGGATGCAGCTGCTGAACAAAAATGGACTTATAAAACGCCAAAACTGGACCGTGCCAAACTGGAAGCTTTGCTCGCCAAGCCTTCACAGCTTTTGATTATAGATGTGCGTCGTCCAGATGAAATTAGCAAGATCGGTGGCTTTCCTGTCTATTTGAGTATTCAAAGTAAAGATATTGAAAATTCCCTGAAATATATACCTAAGGATAGAAAAATCGTCACTGTCTCAAATCACGCGCATCGTGCGGGTATTGCTGCCGATTTGTTGGCGAGTAAAGGTTTTAAGGTGGTTGGTGCGGTGGGCTCGCAGAATTATGAAGAAGAAGGCGGTGTAATCAATAAGATTGAAATTCCACCACCAAAAGCTGCGGCTTCAAGCACTGATACGCCAAAAGCTGAGGTGTCAACCACACAACCAAAAATCTAA
- a CDS encoding DUF1549 and DUF1553 domain-containing protein, whose protein sequence is MKIKVYSAFIWGLSTLLAADVLAADQAPASAPAVAAEGNAAPEAKSKFWSYQPVKAPVVPNVKQNDWVKTPIDAYVLAPLEAKNLAPSAEADRATFIRRATLDAWGVIPTPAEVEAFVNDKSPDAYANLADRLLASPKYGERQARRWLDLARYADSAGFQNDQTRPNFWRYRDYVINSFNQDKPYSQFLKEQIAGDEIAPDKPEALIATGFLAGYPDNYNSRDLVQRKYQITTDMTDTVGKVVLGQTVECARCHNHKFDKISQKDYFSLQSFFANTSFTDKIPASKGEVENKYLKQQAKWEEATKDIRDKQAALLAPYKERGEKYHKERYLTDSRESIFKPKEKWTSLDRWVNWRLEKVTQENDYVGWVRIAVETHNKDYTPEMAARYYEYKDLEEDLKKLDNLKPTAGSDTITAATELGKSDSPKSFIFFGGDHERPLDEVQPAFPEAITDEKPVINATATSSGRRTALANWLASDTNPLTARVYVNRVWEQYFGHGIVETVSDFGKAGQRPTNQALLDYLADKFVKEGWSIKKLHREILLSSVYRQASDYREDAHQADPDNKLLAVFPRKRLEAEEIRDSLLVASGKLEEQVGGPGVFPPIPANLGAANTQWVVSKDKKDHNRRSIYIFTRRSLPYPILETFDMATAQEAHSKRDVTTTPLQSLTLFNSDIVLGWSQALAGRVIQEVGNNESAQIDRLYEILFARPASDVEKETLQTFLDEHQQAVKDKVKDGKYELSEPTGLKEDTKIDPIRAAAFVDLVHTVANSNEFIYRF, encoded by the coding sequence ATGAAAATTAAAGTGTATTCTGCCTTTATCTGGGGTTTATCAACACTATTGGCGGCTGATGTATTGGCTGCAGATCAGGCGCCGGCAAGCGCACCAGCAGTTGCTGCTGAGGGGAATGCCGCTCCAGAAGCTAAGAGCAAGTTTTGGTCTTATCAACCTGTAAAGGCACCCGTTGTTCCCAATGTTAAACAAAATGACTGGGTAAAAACCCCAATTGATGCTTATGTTTTGGCCCCTTTGGAGGCAAAAAACCTTGCACCCTCAGCAGAAGCTGATCGAGCTACTTTTATCAGGCGTGCTACGCTCGACGCTTGGGGAGTAATACCTACACCTGCCGAAGTGGAAGCTTTTGTTAATGATAAGTCTCCGGATGCTTACGCTAACTTGGCGGATAGATTATTAGCTTCTCCTAAATATGGTGAGCGTCAAGCGCGGCGCTGGCTGGACTTGGCAAGATATGCTGATAGTGCGGGTTTTCAGAATGATCAAACTCGGCCTAATTTTTGGCGTTATCGTGATTATGTGATTAATTCATTTAATCAGGATAAGCCTTATTCGCAATTTCTAAAGGAGCAGATTGCCGGTGATGAGATTGCGCCTGATAAACCAGAGGCCTTGATTGCGACGGGCTTTTTAGCAGGGTATCCTGATAACTATAACTCGCGCGATTTGGTACAACGTAAATACCAAATTACCACGGATATGACTGATACTGTAGGTAAGGTTGTGTTAGGACAGACAGTTGAGTGCGCACGCTGCCACAATCATAAATTCGATAAAATCAGTCAGAAAGATTACTTCTCTTTGCAATCATTCTTTGCTAATACTAGTTTTACCGACAAAATTCCTGCGAGTAAAGGTGAAGTAGAAAACAAATACCTAAAACAACAGGCAAAATGGGAAGAAGCAACCAAAGACATCCGTGATAAACAAGCTGCCTTGTTAGCACCGTACAAAGAGCGTGGTGAGAAGTATCATAAAGAACGTTATCTGACCGATAGTCGTGAATCGATCTTTAAACCTAAAGAAAAATGGACGTCTCTGGATCGATGGGTTAACTGGCGACTTGAAAAAGTTACTCAGGAAAATGACTATGTGGGTTGGGTGCGAATTGCGGTAGAAACGCACAACAAAGACTATACCCCTGAAATGGCAGCCAGATATTATGAGTATAAGGATCTGGAAGAGGATTTAAAAAAACTCGATAACCTTAAACCAACTGCAGGTTCCGATACCATTACAGCGGCTACCGAGTTAGGTAAATCCGATTCCCCCAAAAGTTTTATATTCTTTGGCGGTGATCATGAAAGACCATTAGATGAAGTGCAACCGGCGTTTCCAGAAGCCATTACTGATGAAAAACCGGTCATTAATGCAACTGCCACCTCTTCGGGACGTAGAACTGCTTTGGCAAACTGGTTGGCTAGTGATACCAATCCGTTAACCGCACGTGTTTATGTTAACCGGGTTTGGGAACAATACTTTGGTCATGGAATTGTTGAAACCGTTAGTGATTTTGGTAAAGCCGGACAACGTCCAACTAATCAGGCCTTACTTGACTACTTGGCTGATAAGTTTGTCAAAGAGGGCTGGAGCATCAAAAAACTACATCGTGAAATTTTATTGTCCAGTGTCTATCGGCAAGCATCTGATTATCGTGAAGACGCACATCAGGCTGATCCAGATAATAAATTGCTGGCGGTATTTCCACGCAAACGTTTAGAGGCCGAAGAAATTCGCGATTCTTTATTAGTTGCTTCAGGTAAATTGGAAGAACAAGTGGGTGGCCCTGGCGTATTTCCGCCTATTCCAGCTAATCTGGGTGCGGCAAATACGCAATGGGTAGTCTCTAAAGACAAGAAAGACCATAACCGTCGCAGTATCTATATCTTCACCCGTCGTAGTTTGCCTTATCCCATTTTGGAAACTTTTGATATGGCAACGGCACAGGAAGCGCATAGTAAACGTGATGTTACCACTACGCCTTTGCAATCTTTAACATTGTTTAATAGCGATATCGTCTTAGGTTGGTCGCAAGCTTTAGCGGGCAGAGTTATCCAGGAAGTGGGTAATAACGAGTCTGCTCAGATTGACCGCCTATATGAAATTTTGTTTGCACGTCCTGCTAGCGATGTTGAAAAAGAAACCTTACAAACTTTTCTGGATGAACATCAACAGGCCGTTAAAGACAAAGTTAAAGACGGAAAATATGAGCTAAGTGAGCCGACGGGTCTAAAAGAAGATACCAAGATCGATCCAATTCGTGCTGCTGCTTTCGTTGATTTGGTACATACCGTTGCAAATTCAAACGAGTTTATATACCGGTTTTAA